DNA from Terriglobales bacterium:
TCCCCGTTTGGGACGCTGGGCCCGTCGGACGCGGCCCGCGCAGGAACTCGACCGGCGGGCGGGTTGACGAAGGAATGAACGTGCAGTAACACGAAAATTCTACACCCGCTCGCGGAGCCCGGAACCGAATTCGGTTGTGGAAAAGTGCCGCCGGGTACTCGCAACTCGCTCCTCTGCTATCCTCGACAAGTTTCCCCCATGCCCTTTGATCCCATCCTGCTGAGCGTGCTGCTGGGGCTGACGGCGGCGGCGGCCAACGCCTTCGGCGGCGCGGTGATCGTGCAGCGCAACTGGAGCCGCGGCTACCTGAAGTACTTTGTGGCGCTGGGCTCGGGATTCATGCTGGCCACCGCGCTGGTGGAGATGATCCCCGAAAGCCTGCACCTGGGCGGCGGCAACATCCTGGGCTTCGTGCTGATGGGCTACCTGCTGGTGCACTTCTTCGAGCACACCATCACGCCCCACTTCCACTTCGGTGAGGAGACCCACGCCGACGAGTTCATCCACTCGCACAAGAGCTACCGGGTGTTGCTGGGACTGCTGATCCACGCCTTTTTCGACGGGATCGCCATCGCCTCCGGGTTTCTGGTCTCGCCCTGGCTGGGCTGGGTGATCTTCGTGGCCGTCTTCCTGCACAAGGTGCCGGAGGGATTCACCGTGGCCTCGGTG
Protein-coding regions in this window:
- a CDS encoding ZIP family metal transporter gives rise to the protein MPFDPILLSVLLGLTAAAANAFGGAVIVQRNWSRGYLKYFVALGSGFMLATALVEMIPESLHLGGGNILGFVLMGYLLVHFFEHTITPHFHFGEETHADEFIHSHKSYRVLLGLLIHAFFDGIAIASGFLVSPWLGWVIFVAVFLHKVPEGFTVASVMLASGRSRGTAWTASALLGAATLAGVFSMALARGAIQAALPLAAGVTLYVAATDLLPEVNREPGVKMAMVVFLGVGLLFLLDFVFKGH